Below is a window of Magnetospirillum sp. WYHS-4 DNA.
CCTCTTCCGGCCGCATGCGGTTTCCGTTCCCCCCAAGGCCTGCCCAAGGTAGACCGGGTCGGGCCGGGCGGCAAGAAGCCGCGTCGCGGCCGGGGTGGCCAACCCGCTTGAAACCCGGATTCGTTGCCCCGGCAGGTCAGTCGGCGAGCTTGGCGGCGACTTCGGGATCGCGCAGCACGTAGCCGCGGCCCCAGACGGTCTCGATATAGTTTTCCCCGCCGGTGGCGTCGGCCAGTTTCTTGCGCAGCTTGCAGATGAAGACGTCGATGATCTTCAATTCCGGCTCGTCCATGCCACCATAGAGATGGTTGAGAAACATCTCCTTGGTCAGGGTCGTGCCCTTGCGCAGCGACAACAGTTCGAGGATGCCATATTCCTTGCCGGTAAGATGGATGGTCTGGCCGCCGATCTCCACCGTGCGGGCGTCCAGGTTGACCGTCAGCTTGCCGGTCCGGATCACCGATTGGGCGTGGCCCTTGGAGCGGCGCACGATGGCCTGGATGCGCGCGATCAGCTCCGCCTTGTTGAACGGCTTGGTCAGGTAGTCGTCGGCCCCGGAGCCCAAGCCCTTGACCTTGGTGTCTGGCTGGGTGAGGCCGGAAAGGATCAGCACCGGCGTCTCGACGCGGGCATCGCGCAGCCGGCGCAGGACTTCCATGCCGTCCATATCGGGCAGCATGAGGTCCAGAATGATGATGTCGTAGTCGTAGAGCTTGCCGATCTCAAGCCCATCCTCTCCGAGGTCGGTGGTATCGACCACCATACCTTCGGACCCGAGCATCAGCTTGATGCTCTCGGCGACCATGGCATCGTCTTCGACCAGCAGCACGCGCATGGCTGGATTAGCCCTCCCGTTAACTATCGTTAATCACAAAATTCGTGCTGCCGCCAGGGGTATTGCGGAAATCCTTGAATTTCGGCGATTTTACCAAACGTAAAGACTCGCTAACCATAATAATCCTGGATTCGCCCACGCCGAATCCGCCCGTCGAAGGGGGAAAAGTGACCGTCATCGTCCACAACGTCCTGAGCGAAATCGAGCGTCTGCCGGACTATGCGGTTTACGGGCGGGTTACCGCCATCGTCGGTCTGCTGGTCGAGGTGGGCGGCGTGCAGGGCAGCCTGTCCATCGGCGACCACTGCGTCGTCATCGGCCGCAACGACCGCCGGGTGACCTGCGAGGTGGTGGGATTCCGCCAGGGCAAGGCGCTGCTCATGCCGTTCGGATCGCTGGACGGGGTCGGGCTGGGCTGCCGGGCCGAGATCGGCGCCACCGAGCCGGCCATCTATCCCGACCGGTCCTGGCTGGGCCGGGTGATCAACGCTTTCGGCGAACCGGTGGACGGCAAGGGGCCTTTGCCCATCGGCCGGCGTGCCTATCCGATCCACAATACGCCGCCGGCCGCCCACAGCCGCCAGCGGGTGGGCGGCAAGATCGACTTGGGCGTGCGGGCCATGAACGCCTTCCTGACCTGCTGCCGGGGCCAGCGCATGGGCATCTTCGCGGGTTCCGGCGTCGGCAAGTCGACTCTGCTGTCCATGATGGCCCGCCATACGGACGCCGAGGTCAGCGTCATCGGCCTGATCGGCGAGCGCGGCCGCGAGGCCCGCGAGTTCATCGAAGACGACCTGGGCGAAGAAGGCATGGCCCGCAGCGTCGTCGTGGTGGCGACCAGCGACGAGCCGCCCCTGGTGCGCCGCCAGGCGGCTTACGTGACGCTCGCCATGGCGGAATTCTTCCGCGACCAGGGCAGCGAGGTGCTCTGCCTGATGGATTCGGTGACCCGCTTCGCCATGGCCCAGCGGGAAATCAGCCTGTCGGCCGGCGAGCCGCCAGCCAGCAAGGGCTATACGCCCTCGGTCTTTGCCGAACTGCCCCGCCTTCTGGAGCGTGCCGGGCCCGGCGCGCGCGGCCAGGGCAACATCACCGGCCTGTTCACCGTGCTGGTGGAAGGCGACGACCACAACGAGCCCATCTCGGACGCCGTGCGCGGCATCCTGGACGGCCATGTGGTGCTGGACCGCGCCATCGGCGAGCGCGGCCGCTTTCCGGCGATCAACATCCTGCGCAGCGTGTCGCGTACCATGCCAGACTGCAACACCGCCGAGGAGAATGCCATCATCGGCCGGGCCCGGCGCATGATGTCGGTCTACGAGGACATGGCGGAAATGATCCGCCTGGGCGCCTATCGCAAGGGCAGCGATCCGGCGGTGGACGAGGCCATGCACTATTGGCCGCGCATGGAGGAGTTCCTGACCCAGAGAAAGGCGGAAAAGACCGACTTGGCGACCTGCTATAAGCGGCTGGCCGAGATCCTGGAGATGCCAGAACCCGGCGCCAAACCGAAGCCGAAACCGATCAAGTGAGGGGATGAAGGACCATGGCGAAGGGCGATCTGCACAATCTGATCCGGCTGCACGAATGGCAGGTGGACGAGAAGCGTCGACGACTGGGCGAGTTGCTGCGGGTCCTGGACGACCTGGAGGCGCGGCTCAAGCGCTTGGAGACGGAATTGATCGAAGAGCAGAGGATCGCTGCCCGCGCCCCCAACGAGGCCGGATTTCTGTACGGCAACTATGCCGAGGCGGTAATCGAACGCCGGGAACGCCTGAAGGAGAGCATCGCCCGCGCCGAAGTCGAAATCGCCCGCGCCCGCGACGACCTGCGAGAAGCCTTCCGCGACTTGAAGAAATACGAGATCGCCCAGCGCAACCGCGACCAAAAGGCGGCCGCCGAACTGGCCCGCAAGGAGCAACTGGTGCTGGACGAACTGGGACTGCAAGGCTACCGCCAGCGCCTCACCGCGCCGGCATGACGCGGCCTTGAAGAGGGCGCCACGCTTCCGCCCCCTTCCGGGAGCGTGGGAATGCATCGCAATCTGCGCCTTGCGGCGGGAAGGCCACCTCGTTGGCCTGGCCGCCGATGCCATGCTCCACCAAGCCAAGGCACGGGGCCGCAACCGGGTGCTCTGGCAACCGTAATCCCTATCCCGCCAACGCTTCCATCGCATCCGGTGCCAACCGGCGGCCCAGGATATGGCGCTGGTGCCAGAGGGCGTAGAACAGCAGTGTCCATGCGGCCTTGCCGGCCTTGGGGTCGGCAGAGGCGAAAAGGCGTTCGACGGCTTCGCGGCGGCATGCCTCGGCGATGCCCGGCTGGGCGGCAACAAGCGGCCCCAGCGTCCGACCCCTTGCGGCGATCCAATCCCCGACCGGCACGGTGAATCCGCGCTTGCGCTCGAAGGGCCGGGCAGCGGGCAGGGCGGTTTCCAGCCACCGCCGCAGCAACCACTTGCCTAGGCCCCGCTTGACCTTGAGGGAGTCGGGAAGGCGGACGGCGAAATCGGCCAGGATGGGATCGAGAAAGGGCACCCGCCCCTCCACCCCATGGGCCATCAGGCAGCGGTCCAGCTTGAGCAACAGGTCGTTGGGCAGCCAGTCGGCCACGTCGACGGCCTGCTGGGCCTGAAGACGGGATCGGCCACCGCGCTGGGCTTCCGCCTCCACGGCGGCGATGGGATCGCGCCAAGCCCGGTCCTCGTGGCGCAGTACCCCCAGGCCTTCCAGGATGCCCTTGGCCCGCATGGGCCGCCCGCCCAGAAGGCGCCAACGGGCGGCTCGGCGGTAGCGGGAATAGCCGGCGAACAATTCGTCGCCGCCTTCGCCCGACAGCACCACCTTCAGTCCGGCGGCACGGGCGGCGGCGGCCAGCTTGTAGGTGGGCAGGATGGCGTAGTCGGCCACCGGGTCGTCCAGGGTCGCCGCCACCTCGGGCAGCAGGCGCCAGAAGTCGTCGGCGGTGAATTCGACTTCGTGATGGTCCGCCCCCGCCGCCTTGGCGACGGCGCGGGCGTGGTCGCGTTCATCCCTGGCCGCCGTGCCCGGAAAACCGGCGGTGAGGGCCTGTACCGGACGTTCGTTGAGCCGCGTCATCATCGCCAGCAGCACCGACGAATCGATACCGCCCGAGAGAAACATGCCGTAGGGAACGTCGGAGCGCTGGTGGATGCCCACTGTATCGTTCAGCCGGCGGTCCAGTTCCATCAGCGCCGCACCCTCCGAGATCGGCACCGGTCCGCCGTCGGGCAGGGGGGAGCGCTGTTCCTGGCGGGCGGCGAAGCCATCTTCCAGCACCAGGGTCTCGCCGGGCAGGACGCGGCGGATGCCTTCGAACAGGGTCTGGCGACCGCAGGCGAACTGGAGCTGGAGAAGCTGGTCGCGCGCCGTCCGGTTCACCACGGGCGCCACCAGGCCGGCGGCCACCAGGGCCTGAGCCTCGGAGGCGAAGGCGAGGCCAGCCGGCGTCTCGGCCACATAGAGCGGCTTGATGCCGAAGGGATCGCGGGCCAATAGCAGCCGGTCATGGGCAGGATCGTGCAGGGCGATGGCATACATGCCGCGCAGGCGCTTGGTGAAGGCCGGCCCCTCCCCCAGGTAAAGATGCAAGGGCGGTTCGCAGTCGGAATGGGTGGCGAAAAGGCAATCCTTCATGCCGTCCCGTAATTCCAGATAGTTGTAGACCTCGCCGTTGGCCACCAGGGTGGCGCCTCCGGCATGCAAGGGCTGACGCCCGCCTTCCAGGTCGATGATGGCCAGCCGGGTCTGAACCAGGCCGACGCGGCCTTCGACATGGCGGCCGCTGCCGTCGGGGCCGCGGTGGCGAAGGGCGTCCTGCAGGCGATCCAGGACCGCGCCGGACGGCGTTGCGCCGGGCGCAGCCAGGATGCCGGCGATCCCGCACATTACGAGGTGACCTGCTGGAAGAAGGACAGGTAGCGCTCGACCACCCGCTGTTCGGTGAAGCCCTGTTCGTAGGCGGCGCGGCCGGCGTTGGCGATGGCGGAACGGAAGACGTTGTCTTCCAGCACGTGGCGGATGGCCTTGCCCATGCTGATGGCGTCGTCCACCGGCACCAGGACGCCGTTGACCATGTGGTCGATCAGCATTCCCGGTCCCACGCTGTCGGCGGCGACCACGGGCACGCCCTGGGCCCAGGCTTCCAGCACCACGTTGCCGAGCGGCTCGTGCCGCGACGGGCAGACGAACAGGTCGCAGGTGGCGAGCAGCGCCGCCGTGT
It encodes the following:
- a CDS encoding response regulator transcription factor, whose product is MRVLLVEDDAMVAESIKLMLGSEGMVVDTTDLGEDGLEIGKLYDYDIIILDLMLPDMDGMEVLRRLRDARVETPVLILSGLTQPDTKVKGLGSGADDYLTKPFNKAELIARIQAIVRRSKGHAQSVIRTGKLTVNLDARTVEIGGQTIHLTGKEYGILELLSLRKGTTLTKEMFLNHLYGGMDEPELKIIDVFICKLRKKLADATGGENYIETVWGRGYVLRDPEVAAKLAD
- the fliI gene encoding flagellar protein export ATPase FliI, coding for MTVIVHNVLSEIERLPDYAVYGRVTAIVGLLVEVGGVQGSLSIGDHCVVIGRNDRRVTCEVVGFRQGKALLMPFGSLDGVGLGCRAEIGATEPAIYPDRSWLGRVINAFGEPVDGKGPLPIGRRAYPIHNTPPAAHSRQRVGGKIDLGVRAMNAFLTCCRGQRMGIFAGSGVGKSTLLSMMARHTDAEVSVIGLIGERGREAREFIEDDLGEEGMARSVVVVATSDEPPLVRRQAAYVTLAMAEFFRDQGSEVLCLMDSVTRFAMAQREISLSAGEPPASKGYTPSVFAELPRLLERAGPGARGQGNITGLFTVLVEGDDHNEPISDAVRGILDGHVVLDRAIGERGRFPAINILRSVSRTMPDCNTAEENAIIGRARRMMSVYEDMAEMIRLGAYRKGSDPAVDEAMHYWPRMEEFLTQRKAEKTDLATCYKRLAEILEMPEPGAKPKPKPIK
- a CDS encoding flagellar export protein FliJ; the protein is MAKGDLHNLIRLHEWQVDEKRRRLGELLRVLDDLEARLKRLETELIEEQRIAARAPNEAGFLYGNYAEAVIERRERLKESIARAEVEIARARDDLREAFRDLKKYEIAQRNRDQKAAAELARKEQLVLDELGLQGYRQRLTAPA
- the asnB gene encoding asparagine synthase (glutamine-hydrolyzing) codes for the protein MCGIAGILAAPGATPSGAVLDRLQDALRHRGPDGSGRHVEGRVGLVQTRLAIIDLEGGRQPLHAGGATLVANGEVYNYLELRDGMKDCLFATHSDCEPPLHLYLGEGPAFTKRLRGMYAIALHDPAHDRLLLARDPFGIKPLYVAETPAGLAFASEAQALVAAGLVAPVVNRTARDQLLQLQFACGRQTLFEGIRRVLPGETLVLEDGFAARQEQRSPLPDGGPVPISEGAALMELDRRLNDTVGIHQRSDVPYGMFLSGGIDSSVLLAMMTRLNERPVQALTAGFPGTAARDERDHARAVAKAAGADHHEVEFTADDFWRLLPEVAATLDDPVADYAILPTYKLAAAARAAGLKVVLSGEGGDELFAGYSRYRRAARWRLLGGRPMRAKGILEGLGVLRHEDRAWRDPIAAVEAEAQRGGRSRLQAQQAVDVADWLPNDLLLKLDRCLMAHGVEGRVPFLDPILADFAVRLPDSLKVKRGLGKWLLRRWLETALPAARPFERKRGFTVPVGDWIAARGRTLGPLVAAQPGIAEACRREAVERLFASADPKAGKAAWTLLFYALWHQRHILGRRLAPDAMEALAG